The Penicillium psychrofluorescens genome assembly, chromosome: 2 nucleotide sequence CAGAATGGCCAAGGCCGTGGAACCACCGCCAGGGTATTACTCCGCCGATGATACTTGCCATATACAACATACCTCGTCAGGGTACTCGAAGCAGGTCATGCCTCCACCGTTTCGAGCGTTTGATGCGCCCGAAGCGCCTACTGATGACACCATGATCCTCCTGGATGTCTCTGGCTCCATGGCCTTTGATCCCGTTCGGCCCAACTATAACCAGTATCTCATCACGGGCTATTCTCGATCGACCCAGCCAAAGAACAAAGGTAATCCTTTCCCGCGCACTTATTGATCCATCATACTAACCCCGAATGCAGACGTCGCAAAGGCCATCGTCCGTCGATTCAGCGACGCCATGGCCAACCACGACCACAACTTCAAGGGCTACCAGCTCACCACATTCTCGACACATGCCCGTCATGTCGGCACCATCAACCATTACAACTTGGAACAAATGTGGCGCAATATCCaattcggcggcggcacgCGCGTGATGACGGGGTGgcagaagatcaaggagctccATTTCCAAAAACACTCCGAGTCCGCGACGTACCACCCCATTTTCGGGTGGCAAGCTGGCCCGCAAACGCCGATTCTGCGGCTCCTGCTCTTACTTGACGGCGAAGCCACGGACATGGATGAGTTCGAGCTCGACCTGTTGAGTCTCAGCTGGGTGCACGTTacgatcttcttgatcgGTGTTGATGGGTGCCCGCACCACCATCGCCATGCGAATGAGCTGCAGCGCATTAGTGATGTCAATCCGCATGTCTCGTTTGTGGATGCACAGGGCAATACCCCCGAGCGATTCATCACTCATGAACTGCTCAAGCGACATCTCGGGTACGAGCTGTCCATGACGGAGTTTGAAGAGTTGGAGACGCCGCCTCCGTATTCTGCGACGGCGTAAATGGCAGTGATAATGACTTGCGATGTGTTATGTGTTCTGTTTTATTGTACATATCGATTCCCATGTAAATAGTACTTACTTCATGCTCACCCCACATTTCATTTATCGGGATCCCGCCGATTCCTTTCCGGCTCACCGGCTTCTGCGACAAATGACGATGCCAAGACAGGGATGCTGCACGACATGCCCCAATGTGCCAGATTTTGATATCCATTGAATAGGAAAAGTTCCAGAAAATTAATCTGACCGAGAGTCCCTTCCTGGCCATATCCATATTGCCATACCTAGAGGATACTACGCGGACCTACCTACAACCAACCCCGGAGACCCCGCGaccccaccaccgcccaACGTCCAggttttctttcctctaTTCTTCCACTCCTCTCAAGGTCCTCATTCTACATACAGTCATCACTATGGACAGCGTTCTCAACGATATCTCCCACCGGAGATACAACCCCCTGCGCGGTtcctccatcctcgtctcccCCCACCGCACCAAGCGGCCCTGGCAGTGAGTTGACCTAGCTGCGCAGTCAATCACGACAATAGCTAACAATTCGTAGAGGACAGCAGGAGAGCCCCTCCAAGACGACTCTCCCCGCCCACGACCCGCAATGCTACCTGTGCCCCGGCAACAAGCGCGCCGCGGGCGACGTTAACCCCAAGTACGACAGCACGTTCGTCTTCGTCAACGACTACAgcgccgtcaaggaggagcaggccgaCTACGATGGCAGCGAAGGAGATGGTTCGTGATTCAATCGacctccctctctctcagtTTATACTCACTCACCGCACGCAGAGCTGGAAGTGCGCTTCCTCAAGGCCGAGCCCGTGACCGGCAAATGCTACGTGCTGACCTTCTCGTCGGCGCACAACCTAACGCTCGCCGACCTATCGCCGCGCGAGATCGTTCCCGTCATCGACGCCTGGACCGAGATTTACGCCGCGCACCTGGCGCCGACCTCGCCGCTCGCCCAGACCGCGCCCACGACCACCCTGCAGCCTTCCTCCCCGCACGCCAGCgtcaccaagcccaaggaGCAGTACCGCTACATGCAGATCTTCGAGAACAAGGGCGCGGCGATGGGCTGCTCGAACCCGCACCCGCACGGCCAGGTGTGGACCACCAGCTCGCTGCCGGAGGAGCCCGCcgcggagctggagcagctgaagaagtaTCGCTCCGAGCACGGCGGGCAGCACATGCTGGAGGACTATGCCGCGCTGGAGGCGCGCAAGGGCGACCGCATCGTTTTCGAGAACGAGTCCTTCCTCGTCGTTGTCCCCTGGTGGGCGACTTGGCCGTTTGAGACCATGATCGTTAGCCGCTCGCACCGGCGCGCGCTGGTGGATTTGTCGGCTCCCGAGAAGACCctgctggccgaggcgaTTGCCGAGACGACTCGTCGCTACGATAATCTCTTCGAAACGCACTTCCCCTACAGCATGGGTATCCACCAGGCACCGCTGGATGCTGACGCTGAAGAGCTCGAGGCGTCCTATCTACACTTGCACTTCTATccgccgctgctgcggagTGCCACCGTGCGCAAGTTCCTGGTCGGGTATGCttctcgtttctttttctttggtcAACACTAATACGTATCACACAGGTATGAGCTGATGGCCGAGCCCCAGCGCGATATCACGCCGGAGCAGGCCGCCGCCAGGCTACGGGACTGTGGCGGCGAGCTGTACAGGAAGAAGCTAGACGGGTAAAAAAGCAGTGCAGTACAGAGTAGAGTCACTTGGAATCCGTACACACAAAAAACAAATCACACACATATACACGGTTTATCCAATTCCCGCTTCTCCCAATTATATAATTGCAGGAAAGGTATCCATCCTATAGACCCAGATACTCCCCGCGCTGCGTCAGCATCCACGCCAAACTAGACGACGCCACAATGAGCGGGCTAATGAATCGTCCGCGCAGACCCGCGCTCCCAAAGGCAAGCCACTCGCTCACAAAATGCACGAGGGCAATGCCGAAGGTGGACGCGGCGAGATCGTACACGGCGGGCGTGGTGATGTGGTATGCGGCGGTGATGCGGACGGCCGCGGAGAGAAGCGTCCACGTTCCGAAGAGCCGGCTGGCGAGTGGGTTCACAGGCGATTGGCCGTTTACTTGGCCATTGTATAGCTGGGCTGTATAGTCTGCGGAGCGGATGGCTTGGAGGCTGTTCACGGCGGAGATGACGGAGACCTAGGAGGCAGGGGATTAATTGGGtggaacgaagaagaagcggaagaaaTCAATGTACCAGGAATAGCCACTTGGGAAGCAGACCCTCGAAGGGGGGGAGGTAGGACAGCAGCGACGACAtggttgtttgtttgttggcggaagaagaaaagggagaCCGAGGTCCTCATATGTTTTTTGGTTCTTGGCGTTGATCACCTCTCCCCaaccttttttctttctttctccctgTTCCACATccgctctctctttttcAACTCACTCATTCTCTGtgctcctctctctctctcctccaatATGGATCTCTCGAAACACTTCGAGTGCCTCTCGCAATGGCCCACGCACCTCCCTCCCGGCCTGCCCACTGTCGGAGCCCTGTTTCTGTTGGCCACCGGTGGGCTGGTCATTGCCTACCAAGTCTGGATCTTCGTGCGCGTGCTGCTCAGCCTGTTCGTGTTGCCTGGAAAGCCGGTATGTATGTTCCTGTTTCGTCACTTCCTCAGAGGCTAACCTCCACCCTTTTCATAGCTCCGCTCGTTCGGTCCCCCCGGTAGCTGGGCAGTGGTGACCGGCGCATCAGACGGCCTGGGCAAGGAATttgcgctgcagctggcgcgGTCTGGGTTCAACCTTGTGCTGGTATCACGAACCGCCTCGAAACTCGCCGCTCTCGCCGAAGAAATCACAGCAGAGTACCCCGTCGAAACACAGATCCTGGCCATGGACTTTGCGCGcaacgccgacgccgactACGAGGCCCTGCGGGAGGTCGTGGCAGATCTGGATGTCTCCGTGCTGATCAACAACGTGGGCCAGAGCCACTCGATCCCCGTTCCCTTTGCGCAGACCCCGGCCTCGGAGATTGCCAATATCGTCACGATCAATTGCATGGGTACCCTGCGCGTCACTCAGCTCATCGTGCCGGGCATGGTCCAGCGCCGTCGCGGTCTGGTTCTAACCATGGGCTCCTTTGGCGGCCTGCTCCCGACCCCACTGCTGGCCACGTACTCCGGCAGCAAGGCCTTCCTGC carries:
- a CDS encoding uncharacterized protein (ID:PFLUO_003978-T1.cds;~source:funannotate), encoding MDSVLNDISHRRYNPLRGSSILVSPHRTKRPWQGQQESPSKTTLPAHDPQCYLCPGNKRAAGDVNPKYDSTFVFVNDYSAVKEEQADYDGSEGDELEVRFLKAEPVTGKCYVLTFSSAHNLTLADLSPREIVPVIDAWTEIYAAHLAPTSPLAQTAPTTTLQPSSPHASVTKPKEQYRYMQIFENKGAAMGCSNPHPHGQVWTTSSLPEEPAAELEQLKKYRSEHGGQHMLEDYAALEARKGDRIVFENESFLVVVPWWATWPFETMIVSRSHRRALVDLSAPEKTLLAEAIAETTRRYDNLFETHFPYSMGIHQAPLDADAEELEASYLHLHFYPPLLRSATVRKFLVGYELMAEPQRDITPEQAAARLRDCGGELYRKKLDG
- a CDS encoding uncharacterized protein (ID:PFLUO_003979-T1.cds;~source:funannotate), which codes for MSSLLSYLPPFEGLLPKWLFLVSVISAVNSLQAIRSADYTAQLYNGQVNGQSPVNPLASRLFGTWTLLSAAVRITAAYHITTPAVYDLAASTFGIALVHFVSEWLAFGSAGLRGRFISPLIVASSSLAWMLTQRGEYLGL
- a CDS encoding uncharacterized protein (ID:PFLUO_003980-T1.cds;~source:funannotate), producing MDLSKHFECLSQWPTHLPPGLPTVGALFLLATGGLVIAYQVWIFVRVLLSLFVLPGKPLRSFGPPGSWAVVTGASDGLGKEFALQLARSGFNLVLVSRTASKLAALAEEITAEYPVETQILAMDFARNADADYEALREVVADLDVSVLINNVGQSHSIPVPFAQTPASEIANIVTINCMGTLRVTQLIVPGMVQRRRGLVLTMGSFGGLLPTPLLATYSGSKAFLQHWSTALGAELAPHGITVELVQAYLITSAMSKIRRASASIPTPRAFVRAALGKIGRSGGSPAYAYSSSPYWSHGIMAWFLTSVTSPMNSVVISQNKSMHESIRKRALRKAERESAKKST